One genomic window of Deltaproteobacteria bacterium HGW-Deltaproteobacteria-6 includes the following:
- a CDS encoding thioesterase has protein sequence MDEKVKQAIFAQIEQEPFGKKFGLTLVDVEEGYARVEMCFTPDMENMFGMAHGGAIFSLMDAAFEVASNSHGTMAVALSMNINYLASPAKGAKLTAEAREINKTKRTAAYDIRATDDSGKLLATCQSLVYRMDKPLPFLAEG, from the coding sequence ATGGATGAAAAAGTAAAACAGGCGATATTCGCGCAGATTGAGCAGGAACCCTTCGGTAAAAAATTCGGATTGACATTGGTTGATGTAGAGGAAGGTTACGCCAGAGTTGAAATGTGTTTTACCCCCGACATGGAAAACATGTTCGGTATGGCTCATGGCGGAGCAATCTTCTCTCTGATGGATGCGGCCTTTGAAGTCGCCTCCAATTCACACGGCACGATGGCCGTCGCGTTGAGCATGAACATCAATTATCTGGCGTCGCCGGCCAAAGGGGCCAAGCTGACGGCCGAAGCCCGGGAAATCAACAAAACAAAAAGAACCGCCGCCTACGATATCCGCGCCACGGATGATTCAGGAAAACTTCTGGCAACCTGCCAGTCGCTGGTTTACCGGATGGACAAACCGCTGCCGTTCCTTGCGGAAGGCTGA